A single region of the Biomaibacter acetigenes genome encodes:
- a CDS encoding transcriptional regulator GutM: MWIKLLWIIGLMWILQGVLTYFQIKNFQIKLKDMKEKGRVGLGTAKGRLGAGAIVILSVDETGRIVEARKMTGISVFARFKPFPELKDLYYWEATKGVDSSNKSLLKAVTRAVESLSEKTKVD, encoded by the coding sequence ATGTGGATTAAGCTGTTATGGATAATCGGCTTGATGTGGATTCTACAGGGGGTACTCACATATTTTCAGATAAAAAATTTTCAAATTAAATTGAAAGACATGAAAGAGAAGGGAAGAGTAGGCCTTGGAACGGCTAAAGGTAGACTCGGAGCCGGTGCCATTGTGATTCTTTCGGTTGATGAAACAGGCAGGATTGTTGAAGCCCGGAAAATGACCGGAATATCGGTTTTTGCCAGATTCAAGCCCTTTCCAGAGCTAAAAGATCTGTATTACTGGGAGGCCACAAAAGGGGTAGACAGTTCTAATAAATCTTTATTAAAAGCTGTAACCCGGGCTGTGGAATCTTTATCTGAAAAAACAAAGGTAGATTAA
- a CDS encoding sugar-binding transcriptional regulator translates to MVNYKETRLLIRIAHMYYDENKTQQEIANKLGVSRPSISRLLQKAREEGIVEIKINYEGSFARLEDTLEKAFGIKEVIITPFDEEGEGLKRLLAEAAAGFLMRALKDRDIIGVSWGTTLAYVHEYLKNAPKLNVTFVPLVGGVGQTKLDVHSNQIVINLARAFGGDWQLLHAPAIVDSLNVKNTILSDKNTRQVLELAEKSCVALIGVGAPLTPHSTMLETGYFSEKELEQLKNTGAVCDLCSIFLDKEGRLCPAEINQRVIGISLEKLTKIPLVIGVAGGPDKHEAILAALKGGHLDVLITDEHTGHFLLGKN, encoded by the coding sequence ATGGTGAACTACAAAGAAACCAGACTCTTAATTAGAATTGCCCATATGTATTATGATGAAAACAAGACCCAGCAGGAAATTGCCAACAAACTCGGCGTGTCGAGACCTTCTATTTCCAGACTCTTACAAAAGGCCAGGGAAGAGGGCATTGTGGAAATAAAGATAAATTACGAAGGAAGTTTCGCACGTCTGGAGGACACACTGGAAAAAGCATTTGGAATTAAGGAAGTTATTATTACTCCCTTTGATGAAGAAGGAGAAGGGCTCAAGAGATTGCTGGCCGAAGCGGCAGCAGGTTTCCTTATGAGGGCTCTGAAAGACAGGGATATCATAGGAGTTTCCTGGGGGACCACCCTTGCATATGTTCACGAATACTTAAAAAACGCTCCCAAACTAAACGTAACTTTTGTGCCCCTGGTGGGAGGCGTTGGTCAGACGAAACTCGATGTCCATTCAAATCAGATAGTAATAAACCTTGCCAGAGCTTTTGGCGGTGACTGGCAGTTGCTTCATGCACCTGCCATCGTCGACAGCCTCAATGTGAAAAACACCATTTTGTCTGATAAAAACACCAGGCAGGTACTGGAACTTGCCGAAAAATCCTGCGTTGCATTGATAGGTGTTGGGGCACCGTTGACACCTCATTCCACCATGCTTGAAACCGGATATTTCTCCGAAAAGGAACTTGAACAACTTAAAAATACCGGAGCGGTCTGCGACTTATGTTCAATCTTTTTAGATAAAGAGGGAAGATTGTGCCCAGCTGAGATTAATCAGAGGGTAATAGGTATATCCCTGGAAAAACTCACTAAGATTCCTCTAGTTATCGGTGTAGCCGGAGGTCCCGATAAACACGAGGCCATCCTTGCAGCACTAAAAGGTGGGCACCTGGATGTTCTTATCACCGATGAGCATACCGGCCATTTTCTCCTTGGTAAGAATTGA
- a CDS encoding GerMN domain-containing protein encodes MIRLARPLIIISIILILTAGCTARLQNNDKKKTEPVTPKTKTVTLYFLDNNSKQLVPEERQVPADGNLYESIIKEIMAGPKEPGILPVIPQDAGDILESADWYDTGGIMVKFKESAKQYLDRSPAFIQAMVLSLTQIKDVDKVAVEVNDKPYDDENNGIYVRKIKFGPVYVSKSRQEYLKNLAESGKADWLYDPVEVSRKEAGAFGFLPDDEYSLASKKDSGEGSGTGEAYVSVRHGGEEYTIQLIQPFGPGEKSIWVLNSVSKKVTPIPEANPKAGEAFIYGRVKRVDADKRLIVIEREYMDSPDTRVEAGPDIYVLPEAVIHYQEKVGVSTSGYEYNEYDVEFKHIKPGDELGIIITKDKKARAIIISGR; translated from the coding sequence ATGATTAGATTAGCAAGACCGTTGATAATAATTTCCATAATACTGATTTTGACGGCAGGATGTACCGCAAGGCTACAGAATAATGACAAAAAAAAAACAGAACCGGTTACTCCAAAAACTAAAACCGTAACATTATATTTTCTCGACAACAACAGCAAACAATTGGTGCCCGAAGAAAGGCAGGTCCCAGCGGACGGAAACCTCTATGAATCTATAATCAAAGAGATCATGGCGGGACCGAAGGAACCGGGAATATTGCCGGTAATACCACAAGACGCAGGGGATATATTGGAATCGGCCGATTGGTATGATACCGGTGGAATAATGGTTAAATTTAAAGAAAGTGCAAAACAATATTTGGACAGGTCTCCGGCCTTTATACAAGCCATGGTCCTTTCATTGACTCAAATCAAAGATGTAGACAAAGTGGCCGTTGAAGTAAATGATAAACCCTATGATGATGAAAACAATGGCATATATGTGAGAAAGATAAAGTTCGGCCCGGTATATGTCAGCAAGAGCAGGCAAGAGTATTTAAAAAATCTGGCGGAAAGCGGTAAAGCAGACTGGCTGTATGACCCTGTGGAGGTTTCCAGGAAGGAAGCCGGAGCTTTCGGATTTTTGCCCGATGATGAGTATTCTTTGGCATCAAAAAAGGACAGCGGGGAGGGTTCCGGTACTGGTGAGGCTTATGTGAGTGTAAGACATGGTGGCGAAGAATATACCATTCAACTCATTCAACCCTTCGGTCCCGGAGAAAAAAGTATCTGGGTCTTAAACAGCGTATCAAAAAAGGTGACGCCCATACCGGAGGCAAACCCCAAAGCCGGGGAAGCATTCATTTACGGCAGGGTCAAGAGAGTCGATGCGGATAAAAGGTTGATAGTAATTGAACGGGAATATATGGATTCACCCGACACCAGAGTGGAAGCCGGGCCGGATATATATGTGCTGCCGGAGGCCGTCATCCATTATCAGGAGAAGGTCGGAGTTTCCACTTCAGGCTATGAGTATAATGAATATGATGTTGAGTTTAAACATATAAAACCCGGCGACGAACTGGGGATCATCATAACAAAAGACAAAAAGGCCAGGGCCATCATAATATCCGGCAGGTAA
- the fsa gene encoding fructose-6-phosphate aldolase has product MRFFLDTANVNEIREAASLGVIYGVTTNPTLVSKEGRDFKETIMEITSIVDGPISAEVVSLEAEGMVKEALEIAAWHPNIVIKIPIIWEGLKAVSQLSKKGIKTNVTLVFNPNQALLAARAGATYVSPFVGRFTDISQDGIALISDIAEIFSIHDIHTQIIAASIRTPMDVINAAKAGADIATVPYKVLQQMIKHPLTDIGVEKFLEDWKKVPKRA; this is encoded by the coding sequence ATGAGGTTTTTTCTCGATACCGCTAATGTAAATGAGATCCGCGAAGCAGCATCCCTTGGCGTGATTTATGGTGTCACCACCAATCCCACTCTGGTGTCAAAAGAAGGTAGGGATTTCAAGGAGACCATCATGGAGATTACATCCATAGTGGACGGGCCCATTAGTGCCGAAGTGGTAAGCCTTGAAGCCGAAGGCATGGTGAAGGAAGCGTTGGAAATCGCCGCATGGCACCCAAATATCGTGATAAAAATTCCGATAATATGGGAAGGTCTCAAGGCAGTAAGTCAACTCAGCAAAAAGGGTATAAAAACCAATGTCACACTGGTGTTCAACCCCAACCAGGCTCTCTTGGCAGCTAGGGCAGGAGCAACCTATGTGAGTCCCTTTGTGGGTAGGTTCACCGATATCAGCCAGGATGGTATAGCCCTTATCTCAGACATAGCTGAGATTTTCAGTATACATGATATACATACCCAGATTATTGCGGCCAGCATCAGGACTCCTATGGATGTCATAAATGCAGCCAAGGCCGGAGCAGATATAGCCACAGTGCCTTACAAAGTCCTCCAGCAGATGATAAAACACCCCCTCACCGATATAGGTGTGGAAAAATTCCTGGAAGACTGGAAGAAAGTGCCGAAAAGAGCCTGA
- a CDS encoding class I SAM-dependent methyltransferase: MKKEICKEANVMSFFNEIAGDYDNWYKTKIGSFADKVETRLAFDLFVPVQGMRVLDVGCGTGNFSIKLAQKGCKVTGIDISEKMLHIARKKAKMAGLNIEFKKVDVYDLDFLDESFDAVFSMAAFEFIKEPKKAFDEMYRVLKTGGQLLIGTINKDSSWGRLYMEQAQKDPDSIFRFADFKTLIELENLDKKHLMKSGECLFIPPDAPEDKISQEEEKRLAKTERGGFICALWKKK; the protein is encoded by the coding sequence ATAAAAAAAGAAATTTGCAAGGAGGCAAACGTTATGTCTTTTTTCAATGAAATAGCCGGGGATTACGACAACTGGTATAAGACTAAAATAGGTAGCTTTGCGGATAAGGTAGAGACCAGGCTCGCTTTTGATTTATTTGTTCCCGTCCAGGGGATGAGAGTTCTGGATGTAGGTTGCGGTACAGGGAATTTCAGCATAAAACTTGCTCAAAAAGGGTGCAAGGTGACAGGCATCGACATATCGGAAAAGATGCTTCATATCGCCAGGAAAAAAGCAAAAATGGCGGGCTTAAATATTGAATTCAAAAAAGTGGATGTGTATGATCTTGATTTTCTCGACGAAAGTTTTGATGCGGTTTTTTCTATGGCGGCCTTTGAATTCATCAAAGAGCCGAAAAAAGCCTTTGATGAGATGTACCGGGTTTTAAAAACCGGAGGGCAGCTTCTTATAGGTACCATAAATAAAGATTCATCCTGGGGAAGACTTTATATGGAACAGGCTCAAAAAGACCCCGACTCCATATTCCGCTTTGCGGATTTTAAAACTCTTATAGAACTGGAAAACCTGGATAAAAAACACCTGATGAAAAGCGGCGAATGTCTCTTTATTCCACCTGATGCACCGGAGGATAAAATAAGCCAGGAAGAGGAAAAACGCCTGGCAAAAACCGAGCGTGGCGGATTCATCTGCGCGTTATGGAAGAAAAAATAA
- a CDS encoding ABC transporter ATP-binding protein: MNLYKVEVRNVHKDFGSLKTIKDISLTLNEGEFVAILGPSGCGKSTLFNIIAGLTGPDAGEVLVNGKDAVGKTGLVSYMHQKDLLLPWKNILDNVSLPLVLKGSSWQEARKKAEGYFETFGLKGFERHYPRQLSGGMRQRAALLRTYLFSNDIMLLDEPFGGLDAITRRKMHLWLMDIVKTYRPSVLFITHDIDEALFLSDRIYVLSERPSFVKAELKVELPDKRTEKTMLVPEYARLKEKILETLG, from the coding sequence GTGAATTTGTATAAAGTTGAAGTAAGGAATGTCCACAAGGACTTTGGATCTCTGAAAACCATAAAGGATATTTCTCTTACGTTGAACGAAGGGGAATTCGTGGCTATACTGGGTCCCAGCGGCTGCGGCAAGAGTACCCTCTTCAACATCATAGCAGGCCTTACCGGACCCGATGCCGGAGAGGTGCTTGTTAACGGCAAAGATGCCGTCGGCAAAACGGGTCTTGTAAGCTACATGCATCAAAAGGATCTGCTCTTGCCCTGGAAAAACATCCTGGATAATGTGAGTTTACCTCTGGTGTTGAAAGGTTCATCCTGGCAGGAAGCAAGAAAAAAGGCCGAAGGCTATTTTGAAACCTTCGGCCTTAAGGGATTTGAAAGACATTACCCCAGGCAGCTATCCGGTGGTATGAGGCAGAGGGCCGCCCTTCTGCGCACCTATCTTTTCTCCAATGACATAATGCTTCTGGATGAGCCCTTCGGTGGTCTTGATGCAATTACCAGGAGAAAAATGCACCTTTGGCTCATGGATATAGTTAAAACTTACAGGCCTTCGGTGCTCTTTATAACCCATGACATCGACGAAGCCCTGTTTCTTTCCGACAGAATTTATGTACTTTCTGAGAGGCCTTCGTTTGTCAAAGCCGAGCTTAAAGTAGAACTTCCGGACAAAAGGACGGAAAAAACCATGCTAGTCCCCGAATATGCGAGATTGAAAGAGAAAATACTTGAAACTCTTGGATAA
- a CDS encoding ABC transporter substrate-binding protein → MKKIITILLCLALAIVLLAGCSGKTASNGEKQTASENTDAENLKPEKVTVVLDWVPNTNHTGLYVAKDKGYYKEQGLDVDIIQPSEGGTAQLIAAGKGQFGISYQEEVTNARATNVPVKAVAAIIQHNTSGFASPVEKNIKTPKDFEGKIYGGWGSPTEAAMIKALMDKYGADFNKVKIVNIGSADFFTSVKKDIDFAWIYYGWTGIEAELRGVRLNYIDIRKEDPNLDFYTPVIIVNDDYAENHGDTIKKFLAATSKGYEYAIKNPEEAGNILLKSAPELNKDLVIKSQQYLAKEYQSDAPRWGEMKQSVWENYANWMYERKLIPKNINASEAFTNEFLP, encoded by the coding sequence ATGAAAAAGATAATAACCATATTGTTATGTCTAGCATTAGCTATCGTACTTTTAGCAGGCTGTTCAGGAAAGACCGCTTCCAATGGTGAAAAACAGACCGCAAGCGAAAACACAGATGCTGAAAACCTAAAGCCGGAAAAAGTTACGGTGGTGCTTGATTGGGTGCCAAATACAAACCATACGGGGCTTTATGTGGCAAAAGACAAGGGATACTATAAGGAACAAGGACTTGATGTGGACATCATACAACCTTCCGAAGGTGGTACCGCACAGCTCATAGCTGCAGGCAAGGGGCAGTTCGGCATAAGCTATCAGGAAGAGGTGACCAATGCCCGGGCTACCAATGTGCCGGTAAAAGCGGTAGCGGCTATCATACAGCACAACACATCAGGATTTGCTTCGCCGGTGGAAAAGAACATAAAAACTCCAAAGGATTTTGAAGGCAAGATATACGGCGGATGGGGTTCTCCCACGGAAGCCGCTATGATAAAAGCCCTTATGGACAAATACGGAGCAGATTTTAATAAAGTCAAGATAGTAAACATAGGTTCCGCCGACTTTTTCACCAGCGTCAAAAAAGATATAGACTTTGCATGGATCTACTACGGATGGACCGGTATTGAAGCGGAACTACGCGGAGTCAGGCTAAACTATATAGATATTCGCAAGGAAGATCCAAATCTTGATTTTTACACCCCGGTGATTATAGTAAATGATGATTATGCCGAAAATCACGGGGATACCATAAAAAAGTTCCTGGCGGCCACTTCCAAAGGGTATGAGTATGCCATCAAGAATCCTGAAGAAGCGGGAAATATCTTACTGAAAAGTGCTCCCGAATTGAACAAAGACCTGGTTATAAAAAGCCAGCAATATCTTGCAAAAGAGTATCAGTCAGATGCTCCAAGATGGGGCGAGATGAAGCAAAGCGTGTGGGAAAATTACGCCAACTGGATGTATGAGAGGAAACTGATACCAAAGAACATAAATGCATCGGAAGCTTTCACCAATGAATTTTTACCATAG
- a CDS encoding ABC transporter permease, with the protein MKRYINTVDKIIPVMFFIFIVVAWELAVRLSHIEPFILPAPSAIAKAFFKILPIMLKHTKVTVYESFIGFTSSIAIAFVMAFVMDSLPLVKKALYPLVVVSQTIPTISVAPLFIIWFGYGLLPKIIVVQLVCFFPVLVSLLEGLSSVDPELLDLLRSMGADRWRIFEMVKLPAAMPAFFSGLKIAASYSILGAVIGEWLGAREGLGVFMLLSQHSFYVDRVFAIIAVISLLSLGVFGAINVSERLLIPWNYIKGDEWD; encoded by the coding sequence ATGAAAAGATATATAAATACCGTTGATAAAATAATACCGGTTATGTTTTTCATATTTATTGTGGTAGCATGGGAACTAGCCGTGAGGCTAAGCCATATTGAACCCTTTATATTGCCGGCTCCCTCTGCCATCGCAAAAGCTTTCTTTAAAATTCTGCCCATTATGTTAAAGCATACCAAAGTCACGGTATATGAGTCTTTTATAGGATTTACCAGTTCCATCGCAATAGCCTTTGTCATGGCTTTTGTAATGGACAGCTTACCGCTGGTGAAAAAAGCCCTATATCCTCTGGTGGTGGTCTCCCAGACCATACCCACAATTTCGGTGGCTCCCCTTTTCATTATCTGGTTTGGGTATGGTTTATTGCCCAAGATAATAGTGGTGCAGCTGGTATGCTTTTTCCCTGTACTGGTAAGCCTTCTGGAGGGACTTTCATCGGTGGACCCGGAACTTCTGGACCTATTAAGATCCATGGGGGCCGACCGGTGGAGGATTTTTGAGATGGTAAAACTTCCCGCGGCCATGCCGGCCTTTTTTTCAGGGCTGAAGATAGCGGCATCTTACAGCATCCTGGGAGCGGTTATCGGCGAATGGCTGGGGGCTCGAGAGGGTCTGGGAGTATTCATGCTGCTGTCCCAGCATTCCTTTTATGTTGACAGGGTCTTTGCCATAATTGCGGTAATTTCCTTGTTAAGCCTGGGAGTATTCGGTGCTATAAATGTATCCGAAAGACTGCTCATCCCCTGGAACTACATCAAAGGAGATGAGTGGGACTGA
- a CDS encoding thiamine-binding protein — protein sequence MSTVNVSLKVLPVVEEERIYPVVDKVIELIKESGVKYIVGPSETTMEGELDELLEIVKKAQDVCIKEGASRVVSIVMIDYKPGGVTMDEKIYKYR from the coding sequence ATGTCTACAGTAAACGTAAGTTTAAAGGTGCTCCCGGTAGTGGAAGAAGAGAGGATTTACCCGGTCGTGGATAAGGTTATTGAACTTATAAAGGAATCAGGGGTGAAGTACATAGTTGGTCCCTCGGAGACCACCATGGAAGGTGAACTTGACGAGCTCCTGGAAATCGTGAAGAAGGCTCAGGATGTTTGCATAAAAGAAGGAGCCAGCAGAGTTGTATCCATAGTGATGATAGATTATAAGCCTGGCGGTGTGACAATGGATGAAAAGATATATAAATACCGTTGA